CAGAGGAACAACATTAACAAATTCAACCCCCGTATCATGAATATTAAATTTGTCTCTAAAAAAATCATGAAACTGATTTTTTTATCAACAACGGGTCCGTAATCCACGAGCCATCAACCATCAAACCTTGTATATGTTGAGCACCACGTTTATGTTTTAAAGAACAatgaaaaaatttcaaatttttgtcCCCTTCAACATCccttttaatcctagctttttgaatagaaTCAATGGATAATAATTTTGTTAAATCATCACGTTCCACATATAAAGTATTTCTCGAATTAACTAACGATTCATCCGCTTGCCCTGTATCAATAATAGCATCATAATTATTAATTTGATTAGTTAAATCAGAGAGCCTAATGGCTTCGGTTGATCTAGCAGTATGTATCCAATTCCTCAAATATGACTTGAGATTTTGGAACTTAGCAACTATATCTCTGTTATCGGTGGCCGAGATCTCGACCCAAGCTGAGCGAACAGTTGCATCAAAATCAGGTCGGGAAAACCATGACTCATAAATCTTAAAATATGACGGTCCAAAATTGACTTTATCTTGGAACAATAATATCGGGGAATGATCAGAATGCCCACGAGCCAACACGGAACGTTTCAAATCATCAACAACAAACAAAACGTTATTAGTAACAAAAAATCTATCAATTTTACTGAGTTTGTTACCCGCTTTATTTCGCCACGCGTGTTCAAGGTGTTCTACATTGGCACATAAGTAACATTAGCTC
This window of the Rutidosis leptorrhynchoides isolate AG116_Rl617_1_P2 chromosome 7, CSIRO_AGI_Rlap_v1, whole genome shotgun sequence genome carries:
- the LOC139859007 gene encoding uncharacterized protein, whose protein sequence is MKADPTRLITHRGRRQSRRHHNEMDERHNRDTEHLEHAWRNKAGNKLSKIDRFFVTNNVLFVVDDLKRSVLARGHSDHSPILLFQDKVNFGPSYFKIYESWFSRPDFDATVRSAWVEISATDNRDIVAKFQNLKSYLRNWIHTARSTEAIRLSDLTNQINNYDAIIDTGQADESLVNSRNTLYVERDDLTKLLSIDSIQKARIKRDVEGDKNLKFFHCSLKHKRGAQHIQGLMVDGSWITDPLLIKKSVS